Proteins co-encoded in one Arachis hypogaea cultivar Tifrunner chromosome 13, arahy.Tifrunner.gnm2.J5K5, whole genome shotgun sequence genomic window:
- the LOC112735285 gene encoding uncharacterized protein, with product MGGANSKIKLNSGTVRRFEEFKKRRNATKLQAEKELLKDGGNRDNNSQSSNGTKPPAEEVSTKEELPVRELTAEKPSRVVPLPTSTAKHESVEGRDVEKDSKHNHHHNQEKVDDSNESKVEQDNKHKDHYGQEKVEEFQENVKQDEKHNNHDGQEKVKASQESNLKKDDKHNDHDDGKEKVSHVIEKALEDIEIQKGQTEETKEDDEVFVDAKGSIDVNEQREEFGIFLPGSPSFRIYCIEANKAKVEQEELLSLEEEEDHDEDDEEEEEEEEEEGGEKHSIAAMHQKAHSTDSVIRPPSESGSDKSASLTSDSLNSETPIAKPGKEPRTKRKGKKAKKFGAGNVKRLFKVKSCYYPTCSCAGIDDRRRMVAPPRPHN from the exons ATGGGGGGTGCCAATTCAAAAATAAAGCTTAATTCAGGTACAGTTCGCAGGTTCGAAGAGTTTAAAAAACGTAGAAACGCAACCAAGCTTCAAGCTGAGAAGGAGCTGTTGAAGGATGGTGGGAATAGGGATAACAATTCTCAATCTTCTAACGGAACCAAACCACCGGCCGAGGAGGTTTCCACCAAAGAGGAATTGCCGGTGCGGGAGCTAACCGCAGAGAAGCCATCGAGAGTGGTTCCATTGCCCACTTCTACAGCTAAACATGAATCTGTAGAGGGGAGAGACGTAGAGAAGGATAGCAAGCACAATCATCACCATAACCAAGAGAAAGTGGACGATAGCAATGAGAGCAAGGTAGAACAGGATAACAAGCACAAGGATCATTATGGCCAAGAAAAAGTGGAAGAATTTCAAGAGAACGTAAAGCAGGATGAGAAACATAACAATCATGATGGACAAGAGAAAGTGAAAGCTTCTCAAGAAAGCAACTTGAAGAAGGATGACAAACACAATGATCATGATGATGGCAAAGAAAAAGTGAGTCATGTTATTGAAAAGGCTTTGGAAGATATTGAAATACAGAAAGGACAGACTGAAGAAACAAAGGAAGACGATGAGGTATTTGTAGATGCAAAGGGAAGTATTGATGTAAATGAACAGCGTGAAGAATTTGGCATATTTCTACCAGGATCTCCAAGCTTCAGAATATATTGCATTGAGGCCAATAAGGCAAAAGTAGAACAAGAAGAATTATTatcattagaagaagaagaagatcatgATGAGGacgatgaagaggaagaagaagaagaggaagaagaaggag GTGAGAAGCATAGCATTGCTGCCATGCACCAGAAGGCGCACAGCACTGACAGTGTAATAAGGCCGCCATCGGAGTCAGGCTCGGATAAATCTGCAAGCTTAACCTCTGACAGCTTAAATTCT GAAACTCCGATTGCTAAACCTGGAAAAGAACCAAGGacaaagagaaaagggaaaaaggcaaagaagtttgGGGCTGGGAATGTGAAGAGATTGTTCAAGGTTAAGTCATGTTACTATCCAACGTGTTCATGTGCTGGTATCGATGACAGGAGGCGTATGGTTGCTCCTCCAAGACCACACAACTGA